The following coding sequences are from one Eucalyptus grandis isolate ANBG69807.140 chromosome 11, ASM1654582v1, whole genome shotgun sequence window:
- the LOC104425685 gene encoding dCTP pyrophosphatase 1: MVKEGDQSVTLDLLKQKMAEFSKEREWDKFHSPRNLLLALVGEVGELSEIFQWKGEVPKGLPDWKEEERVHLGEELSDVLLYLVRLSDVCGIDLGRAALRKVELNALKYPVSLSKLASSKNQEVIITKTLVDNSDTTGTVGAESC; this comes from the exons atggtcAAAGAGGGAGATCAGAGCGTGACCCTCGATCTTCTGAAGCAGAAGATGGCTGAGTTCTCTAAGGAGAGAGAATGGGATAAGTTTCACAGCCCCAGAAACCTCCTCTTGGCTCTG GTGGGTGAGGTCGGGGAGCTGTCGGAGATATTCCAGTGGAAAGGGGAGGTTCCGAAGGGACTTCCGGATtggaaagaggaggagagagtgCACTTGGGCGAGGAGCTCTCGGATGTGCTGCTCTATCTGGTCAGGCTCTCTGACGTCTGCGGCATCGACTTGGGCCGAGCTGCCCTCCGCAAGGTCGAGCTCAACGCCCTCAAATaccctgtctctctctccaaattAGCCTCTTCCAAGAATCAAGAAGTTATCATCACCAAAACCCTCGTTGACAATAGTGATACTACTGGCACTGTTGGGGCTGAGAGTTGTTGA